The Sphaerisporangium siamense genome includes the window TCGAAGATGGCCTGGACGTACGTGGACAAGGCCTACCCCTCCCAGGAGTACTGGAACTCCAGCCACATGGCGGAGGCGGGCTACTACGGGAGCGGCGTCAAACGGTCGTACTTCCGGATGGACTCCGACAACATCAACGGCAAGCACATCCTCAAGGCGACGTTCCGCATCAACCAGATCAAGTCGTGGGGCTGCACCTCCGATCCGCAGGCCGTGCAGCTCTGGCTCACCGGCGGCATCTCCACGTCGACGAACTGGAGCCGCCAGCCGTCCTGGAGCGAGTATCAGGACAGCGTCTCCTCCGACGCCGGCTACAGCTCCTCCTGCCCCGACAAGGGCGTCGAGTTCAACGTGACCAGCGCGATCGTCAGGGCCGCCAAGTCCGGCTGGCCCAACACCACCTTCGGGCTGAAGGACTACAACGACACCAGCGGCAGCGTGTGGGGCTGGAAGGGCTTCAGCAACGCGCCCAAGCTGGTCATCGACTACAACACCCCGCCGGCGGCCCCGTCGGGCATCGGCACCTACCCGGCCACCCCCTGTGTCACCGGCGCCGCCAGGCCCGCCGTCAACGCCGGCGACGCCGCGAACCCGCTCCAGCTCAAGGCCAAGATCTACGACCCGGACAAGGCCAACGACGGCGTGCGGGCCGAGTTCGTCCTGAACCACTACAACACCGCGACCGGCGCCTGGGACGACGTCACCGCGACCATGCCGGGCGGCGGCAAGACCGCCTACAAGTCCACCACCGCGGCCACCGACCACTCGGTCAAACTGGCCGGGCTCCTCACCGGCCACAGCTACTCCTACAGAGTCAAGGCCTACGACGGCACCGACTCCAGCGCGTGGAGCAAGTGGTGCGAGTTCACCGTGGACACGATCGACCCCGCCACCCTGCCCAAGGTGACCTCCCTGGACTATCCGGCCGACACGCCGGACGACTGGCAGGGCAGTGTGGGCTGGGCGGGCGCGTTCACGCTGGCCCCGGGCGACGGCGAGAGCGACGTGACGGCCTTCCGGTGGGCGCTCGACGACCCCTCGCTGGCCACCCCCGCCACCCAGGTGACGATCCCCGCCGGGCAGACCACCGTCAACGTGCGCCTCGCACCCCGCCACGACTGGCTGAACGCCCTGTACGTCTACCCGGTCGACCGGGCGGGCAACGTCGGCAACACCCCCGCCGTCTACGGCTTCTACGTCAACGCCGGATTCGGCCCGGAGGGGCACTGGCGGCTGGACGAGACCTCGGGCACCACGGCGGCCGACTCGGGGGCGACGGCACACCCGGCGACGATCGGAGGCGGCGCCACCTGGGCCGGTGCCCGCGTGGCCGGTGGACTGCGCCTGGACGGCGGCACCGGGTACGCCGGCACCAGCGGCCCCGTGGTGCACACCGACAGGAGCATGAGCGTCTCGGCCTGGGTGCTGTTGAGGGACAAGAGCAAGAACTCCACGGTGGTCAGCCAGAACGCGGTGCGCGGAACGGGCTTCCAGCTCTATTACGCCTCGTACTCCAAGCGATGGGTCTTCAGCAAGTTCGACGCCGACGTCGACGACAAGGTCACTGTCCTGGCGATGAGTGACGCCGAGGTGACGGCCGACATCTGGACCCACCTGACCGGCGTGTACGACGCGCCCCGCAGGCAACTGCGCCTGTACGTCAACGGCATCCTGCAGTCCAAGACAGGCGCCTACCCCTACCAGCCCTGGGACGCGACCGGCCCGCTGCAGATCGGACGGGTGCTGTGGCACGGCACCTACATCGAGAACTTCGCCGGCGACATCGACGACATGAAGATCTGGAAGCGGGAGCTGTCCGACGACCCGCGCACCGTCAACGACCCCGCGCTCGGCGACGAGATCGCCGCCATGGCCAAGCAGCCGCCCATCCAGCGCGGCTGGTGGGCGTTCGAGGAAGGCGCCGGCACCACCGCCGCCAACACCACCGACAGCCGCTGGCCCGCGGCGCTCACCGGCGGCGCCACCTGGTCCGGCGACGGCTTCGACGGCGGCGGCGTGCTCAGGCTCAACGGGACCACCGCCTACGCGGCCACCCCGTCGGCGCCCTTGCGGACCGACCACAGCTACGCGGTGACGGCCTGGGTGCGCCTGAGCGGCGACGACACCTGCGTGCTGCCCGACCGCGCGATGACCGTGCTCGCCCAGGACGGAGGCATCTACAGCTCCTTCTACCTCGGCTATCGGCTCCTCGCCGAGAACGGCGTGGTGGTGCCGCGCTGGTCGTTCTCGATCACCGCGATCCCTGACGCCACCACCGGAGCCCTGACGCACACAACTTCGGCCGAGCGCGTCGACTGCTCGGCGCTCAACACCTGGACCCACCTGGCCGGGGTGTACGACGAGCAGTCCAAACAGATCCGCCTCTACGTCAACGGCCAGCTCAACGACCAGCGAGCCGTCACCGGCAGCTGGGCGGCCGGGGCGATGCAGATCGGCCGGGCCAGATACCGCAGCGCGTCCGTCGACTACTTCGGCGGCGACATCGACGACGTGCGCGCCTACACCGGCACCCTGACCGACCGCCAGGTCCTCAACATCGCGATGAACCTCCCCATCGACTCCTAGACCCTCCCCGTCACCGACGTCCGTTCACGTTCACCGACCCCCTCGGAGGAAGTCGTGCCCGGTTCCAGGCGAGGCTGGACCAAGATCGCCCTCATCCTGGCCATCGCGGTACCGGCCACGCTGGCGCCGCCGATCGCCGCGCGGGCGACCGCCGATGATCCGGCCTGGCAGAAGGCACAGGAGCAACGTCCGGTGCCCGGTCACGCCGTCACGTCACGCGGCCCTTCGACGGATCCGGGCGCCGCCTACGACCTGAAGGACGCGCCGGCCGTCTCCTGGCCGGCGCCGGCCACGGCGGCCGTGAACCTCCCGCCACCCGCCGCCGCCACGGCGGCGGCGCGCGGCGGCGACACCGCCAAGGTGCGGGCCGGAGCACTGCCGGTCTGGTTGAGCCAGGCCGCCCCGAAGAACGGCGGTACCCCGGCCGCCGCCACCGGCGTCCAGGTGCGCACGATGGACGCCGCCACCGCCGGCAGATCCCGCATCACCGGTCTCGGCGTCCAGCTCACCCCGCGGACCCGGCCCGCCGGTGAGACCCGCCTGACGGTCGAGGTCGACTACTCGGGCTTCCGGTACGCCTACGGCGGCGACTGGGCCTCCCGCCTGCGCCTGGTCCGATTACCCGAATGCGCGGCCACCACGCCTGACCTGCCCCGATGTCAAGGTAGAACGCCGCTGCCCACCCGCAACGACGTCAAGGCCGGCCGCCTGACCGCCGACGTCGGCTTCACCACCGCCGGCACGATGACGCTGGCCGCCGAGGCGGCCCCGTCGGGCGCGGCGGGCTCGTACGAGGCCACGTCGTTGTCGCCGTCGGCCACCTGGGAAGTCAGCAACCAGAGCGGCGCGTTCTCCTGGTCCTATCCGCTGCAGCTGCCGCCGACCCCGGGCGGCCCGACCCCCGAAATCGGCTTCGCCTACTCCTCCGGGAGCGTCGACGGCCGTACGGTCGCCACCAACAACCAGGCGTCCTGGATCGGCGAGGGCTTCGACTACTGGCCCGGTTTCATCGAGCGCCGCTACAAGTCGTGCGCCGACGACGGCGTCACCCCCAAGCGCAACGACCAGTGCTGGGGGAACCACAACGCCACGTTGTCCCTGAACGGCCAGGCCACCGAGCTGATCCTGGACGACGCGACCGGCACCTGGCAGCCGAAGGACGACGACGGCTCCAGGATCGAGAAGTTGTCGGGCGCCGACAACGGAGACAACGACGGCGAGTACTGGCGCGTCACCACCCCCGACGGCGCCCAGTACTACTTCGGCCGCGACCACCTGCCGGGCTGGTCCAGCGGCAAGGCCGAGACGCAGTCGACGTGGACCGCCCCGGTGTTCGGGGACGACGACGGCGAGCCCTGCCACAAGGACTCCTTCTCCGACTCCTGGTGCCGGCAGGCATGGCGGTGGAACCTCGACTACGTCGTCGACACCCACGGCACGGTCAGTACCTTCTGGTACGGCCGCGAGACCAACTACTACCGCCGCGACGTCACCGTCCTGACCAACGGCGTCCCGAACGGCACCCCGACCGTCTACGACCGGGGTGGCTACCTCAAGCGCATCGACTACGGCCAGCGCTCGGACGCGATCTTCTCCTCCTCGGCTCCGGCCCGGGTCGTCTTCGACGTGAGGGAGCGATGCATTCCGACGTCCAGCTTCGACTGCGCCGAGGGCAAGTTCACCAAGGACAACGCCAAATACTGGGCTGACGTCCCCTACGACCAGAACTGTGACTCCGGAGACAAGTGCGTCGACCGCTACTCCCCGACGTTCTGGACGCGCAAACGCCTGGCCGCCGTCACCACCCAAGTGCTGTCAGGAAGCGCGTACACCGACGTCGACACCTGGGCCCTCGACCAGCAACTGCGCGCCCCGGGCGACGGCACGGCGCCGTCGCTGTGGCTGGCCGCGATCCAGCACACGGGAAAGGTCGGCGGAACGGCGTCGCTGCCGCCGGTGCGGTTCTCCGGCGTGCAACGCCCCAACCGGGTCGACGCCCTGGAGGGACGCCCGCCGCTGACCAAGTGGCGCGTCTCCGCGATCGACAACGAGACCGGCGGCGCCCTGTCCATCACCTACTCCGACGAGGACTGCACCGCCGGGAACACCCCCGCCCCGGACGCCAACACCCGCCGCTGCTACCCGCAGTACTGGACCCCCGAGGATGCCACCTCCCCCAAGTCCGACTGGTTCCACAAGTACGTCGTCACCCAGGTCCAGCAGATCGACCGGACCGGTGGCGCCCCCGACGTACTGGAGACCTACGAATATCTCGGCGGCGGCGCCTGGCACCACGATGACGACGACGGCCTGACCAAGGAGAAGTACAAGACCTGGTCGCAGTGGCGCGGCTACGGCAAGGTCCGGGTGCTGCGCGGCGCCCCCGGCGAGCAGCGCTCCAAGGCGGAGTACACCTACTTCCGCGGCATGGACGGCGACGAGCTGTCCGGCGGCGGCAGACGCGACGTCAAGGTGACCGACTCCACGGGCGCCGCCGTCGACGACGCCGACCATCTGCAGGGCCGCGTCCGCGAGGAGATCCACTACGACGGCCCCTCCGGCCCCGCCATGACCGGCACCATCACCGGCTACTGGACCAGGCAGACCGCCAAGCGCGTCCGCTCCTGGGCCACCACCACCGCCCACATGGTCCGCGACGACAAGACCCGCACCCGCACGGCGCTGGCCTCCGGCGACTGGCGGTACGCCACCACCGACGCCGACTACAACACCGACGGCCTGCCGACTCAGATCAACGACCTCGGCGACGACGCCACCACCGACGACGACCAGTGCGTCCGCACCACCTACGCCCGCGACGCCGCCCGCTGGCTGGTCTCCTACGCCGTCCGCGTGGAGACCGTCACCAAGGCGTGCGCCCTCACCCCGCAACGTCCCGGCGACGTGGTCTCCGACGTGCGCAAATACTACGACGGCAAGGCGTTCGGCGCCGCGCCGTCCGAAGGGGACGTCACCAGGACCGAGAAGCTCGGCTCCTGGAACGGCGGCCCGCAGTACGTCACCGTCGGCTCCACCACCTTCGACGTCTACGGCCGGCCCCTGGTGGTCACCCACCCCAACGGCGCCACCACCAGGACGTCCTACACCCCGGCCACCGGCCTGCTCACCCTCAAGCAGGAGACCAACGCGCTCGGCCACGTCACCAGGACCGAGATCGAGCCCGCCTGGGGCCTGGCCAAGGCGACGACCGACGTCAACGGCAAGCGCGCCGACCTGGCCTACGACCCGCTCGGCCGGCTGACCGGCGCCTGGCTGCCCGGCCGCGCCAGGGCGACGTCCCCGGCCACGCCGAACATGAAGTTCGGCTACCAGGTCCGTACCGACGGCCCGACGACCGTCACCACCTCGACGCTGCGCGCGGACGGGACGACGTACACCACCGGCTACGCCCTCTACGACGGCCTCCTGCGCCCCCGCCAGGCCCAGGAGCCCGCCCCCGGCGGCGGCCGGCTGGTCAACGACACCTTCTACGACACCCGCGGCCTGGTCTACAAGACCAACGCCGACTACTACACCGAAGGCGCCCCCGGCAACGCCCTGTGGGTGCCGGGCAGCGACGACGACGTCCCCGGCCAGAGCGTCACCGTCTACAACGGCATGGAGTGGCCGACCGCGCAGATCTTCCGCAAGCGCGGCACCGAGCAGTGGCGCACCACCACTACCTACGGCGGCGACCGCGTCAGCGTCGACCCGCCCCCCGGCGCCACCCCCACCACCATGATCACCAACGGGCAGGGCGAGACCGTCGAGGTCCGCCAGTACAAGGGCGACGCCCCGACCGGCGACTACGACGCCGTCAAGTACACCTACACCCGCGCCGGGCAGCCGGCCACCATCACCGACGCCGCGGGCAACACCTGGGCCTACCGCTACGACCTGCGCGGTCGCCTGACCCAGCTGGACGACCCCGACAAGGGCGCCGCCGAACTCACCTACAACGACACCGACGACCTGCTCACGACGATCACCGACGCGCGCGGCTCCAGCCTCTTCTTCACCTACGACGCCCTCGGCCGCAAGACCGCCGAGTACGAGGGCACCTCCGCCGCGGGCACCAAGCTCGCCGAGTGGACGTTCGACGAACTGCCCGACGGCACCGTGGTCAAGGGCCAGCCGACCGCCTCCACCCGCTACGTCAAGAACGCCACCACCGGCGCCATGGACGCCTACACCAGCGCCGTCACCGGCTACGACAACGCCTACCGGCCCACCGGCGCCCAGACCGTCATCCCGGCCGCCGAAGGCGCCCTGGCCGGCACGTACACGACCACGACGGACTACAACGCCGACGGCACCGTCCACCGCACCGTGCTGCCCGCCGCCGGCGGCCTGCTCGGTGAGACGCTCCTGTACGACTACGACGACCTCGGCAACCCCACCACGATGCGGGGCCTGACCAACTACGTCACCTCGACGACCTACTCCAAGCTCGGCCAGGTCCTCGACACGACGATGAGCACCGGCCTCAAGCGGGTCAAGGAGACCAACTTCTACGAGGAGGGCACCAACCGGCTCACCCGTTCGGTGTTCGAGCGGGAGACCGCCCCCATCTCGGTGGCCGACGCCAACTACACCTACGACCCGGCCGGCAACGTCACCAAGATCGCCGACACGCCCTCCGGCCAGACGCCCGACGTCCAGTGCTTCCGCCAGGACTACCTGCAACGCCTGACCGACGCCTGGACGACGACGACCGGCGACTGCGCCACCGACCCCACCCAGGACATCGTCGGCGGACCCGCGCCCTACTGGCAGTCCTTCACCTACGACGTCGTCGGCAACCGCACCAAGGAGATCGACCACCGAGCGGCCGGCGACATCGCCAAGACCTACGCCTACGCCGGACCCGGCAAGCCTCGGCCGCACACCCTGACCTCCGTCGCCTACGAGGGCGGCCCGCGCGACGGCCAGACCGATGCCTACACCTACGACCAGGCCGGCAACACCACCCAGCGCGGCGCGGGCCGCCTCCTGGACTGGGACGTCGAAGGCCACCTGGCCAAGTCGACGGACCCCTCCGGCGTCAGCACCTACCTCTACGACGCCGACGGCGAACGGCTCATCCGCCGCGACCCCACCTCCACCACCCTCTACGTCGCCGGCATGGAGATCCGGCTCGACGCCAAGACCGGCGCCAAGAGCGCGACCCGCTACTACGACTTCGCCGGGCAGACCATCGCCGTCCGTACCGGCAAGGGCGTCACCTGGCTCGGCGCCGACCACCACGGCACCGCAGACGGCTCCGTCGACGACACCGCCGCCCAGGCGACGAGCCGCCGTCGCTTCACCCCCTTCGGCGGGCAGCGCGGCACGCCACCATCGTCCTGGCCCGGCCAGAAGGGCTTCGTCGGCGGCGTCATCGACGACGCCACGGCCCTGACCCACCTCGGCGCCCGCGAGTACGACACCGAAACGGGCCGTTTCATCTCCGTCGACCCCATCTTCGACGTCGCCGACCCGCAGAGCTGGAACGGCTACGCCTACGCCGACAACAACCCGGTCACCGGCTCCGACCCCACCGGTCTGATGTACGACGGCGGCACCCAGTGCGGCATCATCGCGTCGAACCCGTGCAACCCGCCCAGCCACCGGGGCGGTGGCGGCGGTGGCGGCGGCGGTGGTCGCTCCTATTCGCCGACTCCTCCTCCGAACAACCCGCCCCACTGCGGCCGCTGGAGCGTCGGCTGCAAGGCGAAGAACATCTGGAAGCAGCACAAGGCCACCATCGTCAACGTCACCGTCTCGATCGTCGTCACAGTCGGCTGTGAGGTGGCCACGAGAGGCGCCGGCCAAATCGGCTGCGTCTCCGTGGGCGGAGCGGCGGGAAACCTGGCGGGCTACCTGGTCTCGACACCCCCCGACGAATGGAGCACCGGGGACGCGGTCAAGGCCGCGACGATCGGCGCCTTCTTCGGGGCCGCCTTCGGCGCCCTCGGTAAGGGTCTGGGCGCGTTACTCGGCAAACTCGCCACCACAGGGGCCGGCAAGGTCGTCGCCGCGGCGGTGGGCAAGGTCGCCGGCAAGACAGGAAGCGTCCTTGGGCGTGGCGGCGGCCAAGCGGTCGGCGGACTCAGAAATGTGCCGAGCGTCCGTGGAATCGCCAAGAAGGATCCTGTGAAACCCGTATTCGGTAAGGCCGAGGGTTGGACGCAGGGCAAACGGCTGGAGAGATTGCAGCAGCAGGTTCCTGCCTTTGCGCTACGAAACCGTACCTCCGGCACAGCGGGCCGAACGTACGTAGGCGCGCTGAACACCAGAACAGGCGAGACCGTACTGGCAGGTTCTGGCGGAGTTCCAGGATGCAGCCACTTCTGCGCCGAGGGGAATGCGCTGCGCGCTCTCGGTGGCGATCCCAGCGAAGTGCTGTTCACGGCGGCCTTCACTGTCAGGAGAATTGCCGGCACCCTCCAAGCGGTACCGAAGCCGGTATGTTGGAGATGCCAGATCGACTTTCCCGACAGGTCAAGCTTCGCTCCTGGCGTGAAGGGCCAGCCTGGCGGATCCTGGGGCGACTAGGATGCTTTCATGAACCTCGTGAAGCTGGAGATCGAGCGGCACCGCTGGGATGAAATGCAGTGCGGCTGTGATCGGTCCGCTGCGCACGTGGCAACAGATCTGCTGCGACTGGCCCAGGGCGGCGAACGCGGATTCGACGTCGAAACTCTTGACGGCCACGTGTACATTTCGTCGGTGCTGTTCGAGCCTTCCGTTCCCACGGTGTCCGTCGCATTGGCGGCGCTGGCCGATGATATTTCTCCGGACGCGCGGCAGGGTTTCCTGGAAGTACTGCTTTATCTGGTCGCCGGAGAAGGGCAGTCCATAAAGGCGGAAGCCGAGGGAAGAGACCTGATCGATGAATGTATCCACGCGGCAAGAAGCGGGATCTGGCTCCTGTATTCCGAGATGTTCTCTGGGCGGTCTGTGGACGCGGCCGGCTATGCCTATGACGTGCTGACTCAGGTCGATGACGATGATGACCGTGTCAGGCGCGCCCAAGCCGCTGCCGCGGACCTCTTGCCATGGGATCTCCGGCCTGAATGATCGAGGCCGCGCCGGCACCTGGACGTCGCCCATCTCGCCTGGGCGGCGTGGTCGAGGGAAGTCCGCCACCTCCGTGGTCTGCCCATCCCGGGCGCGAGCCGCGCGACGACTTTCCTGGCGGGAAAGTAGATGCTACTTTCCTCACAGGAAAGTAGTCATGCCGACCACGGGGGTGGACTTTTTGAACCCGCACGACGCTCAGTCCTCGCTCGATGACATCCGCCGGTTCCAGGACACGACCAGGAACGAGATCGTTCGTCGTGCCTTCGCGATGCCTCGCGTGATCGTCGTCGCGCTCGGGCTCTTCCTCGGCTTCGCCTCGACCGACCTGGGAACGCCCTGGCAGCCTGTCTGCTTCGCGCTCGGGTTCGTCCTGTACATAGGGGTGGGCATCGTTTACGAGTATCGGGCCTCGGTCCAGAGGCAGCCCACCATGCAGGAGATGCTGTACCACGGCATGGTGCTGATCGGCGTCTTCGTGGTCTTCGTCGTCGGGCGGGTCCTCGGTTTCGCGCTCTTCCACGCGCCCGCTCACGGCCTGATGTCCCAGGCCATGGTCGGTGCCGTCCTTGCGGCCGTCGCGTACGTCGCGGCCACGCCCATCAACCGGTCGGTGATGAGGTCGCTCGTCCGGCAGGGCGGCGGGCGGGGCTGATGGACCCACAGTTCGACGAGTTCCTGCACGTATCGGCACGACTGTCGATCGTGGCGGTGCTGGCGCCGGCCGACTGGGTGGACTTCGGCTTCCTCCGGGACTCGATCGGCACCAGCGACTCGGCCCTGTCCAAGCAGGTCTCCGCGCTGGCCGACGCCGGATACGTCACTGTCCGCAAAAATCAGGACAAGCGGGCGCGGCGTACCTACGTGCGGCTCACCCCGCAAGGGCGGGAGGCGTTCGTGCGGCACGCGGCGGCACTGGAGCGGATCGTCGCGCTCGCCCGCCCGTTCGAGGAGCGACCCGCCGCCGAGAGCGTTCCATCGTCCAGGGCCGGAGACGGCCCGGACGCCGCGCCGGCAGGCTGAGAACGCACCTCTCCCGTCCTGGTCAGGGGGTGGGGAAGGGGTCGGTGGGGAAGCCGGCCGAGTCGGGGGTGGGAAGCTCTATTCGGTCGCCGTCTTTCAGGCCGGCGCGGATCTCCACGTACTGGTCGCCGCGGATGCCCGGTTCGATCTGGCGGGTGGTGGCGCGGTCGCCGTCACGGACGGTCACGGTGGCCGTGCCGTCGCTGCCGGGGCGGACGGCCTGGGCGGGGATGTAGACGGCGTCGTCTGCCTGGGCGGTCGTCACCTGGACGGTCGCGGTCTGACCGACCAGCAGGCCCTTCGGCGGGTGGTCGAAGGCGACCGTGACGCCGTACTGGACCAGGCGTCCATTGGTGGTCGCGGTGGGGTCGATGTGGGTGACCTTGCCGGGGTACGTGCTGCCGGAACGGGTGGCCAGGGTGACGGACGCGGGCCGGCCGAGCTTGAGGCGGCTGACGTCGGTCTGGGAGAACATGGCCTTGACCTGGAGCTCGTCGAGGTCGCCCAGGGTGAGGAAGCTCGCTCCCGCGGTGGCGTTCGCGCCGGTGGTGCCGGAGACGGTGAGGATCGTGCCCGCCGCCGGGGCCTTGATCGTGACACCGGCGAGGGCGCGCTCGGCCGCCGTCAGCGTGGTCTGGGCCTTGCGGACGTTCGCCTCGGCTTGGGCGACCGTGGTGATCTGCTGACCCCCCTGGCCTCCTTGATCGGACCGGCCACCTTGCCCGGATTGACCGCCTTGGCCTCCTCCGGCGCCGCCGCGTCCTCCGGTCTGGGGGATCTGACCTCCTTGGCCGTTCTGACCTGAGGTGCCCTGGGGCGGGGGCGCCTGCTGCCCGTTCGGGGTCTGGCCGTTGCCGTTCGGAGCCGTGCAGCCGTCCGTGGGCTTCCTCGTGGGCGTCGCGGTCGGCTTGGTCGGTTTGGTGGGTTTGACCGTCGGCCTGGTCGGATCGATCGGTACGACAGTGGGCCTGGTCGTCGGCTTCGGGGTGGGGGTGGTCGGCTTGGTGGTCGGCGTAGCGGTGGGCTTGGGAGCTCGGGACGGGCGCGTATGTCCGTCGGGGGTGCGGTCCTTGGTACCCGGCGACGTCCTCTTCGCGCTGTACGCGGCGGGAACGACCGGGCGTGGTGTGACGGTGTAGCCGTAGTTCCCGCCGTCGTCGTTGCGGACGGTGGGAGTGGGGGAGGGGGACGGCGTCGAGGGAGGGCAGGTGGAGGTCGGTCCTGATGACGGCTGTCCCTGCCCGGTCGGTGTGCCGGTACCACCAGAACCACCGGAACCGCCTGATCTGCCCGAAGCTCCGGATCCGCCAGAACCGCCCGATCCGCCGGTGCCGCCGGAACCTCCTGTACCTCCCGATCCGCCGGAGCCGCCGGCCGCCGTGCCTCCCGTGGGCAGGGTGCCGTTCTCGATGGCGTCGAGGGTTTCCTCGGCGGCGGCCAGGGAGGCGCGGGCCGCGGTGAGGTCCTCCTGGGCGGGCGTGTCGTCGATTCGGGCGAGGACCTGGCCCTTCTTGGCCTTGTCGCCGGGCTGGACGTACACCTTCTCGACCGTGCCGGAGGCGCCGAAGGTCAGGTCGCGGGTGTGCGTGTCGACGGTGTTGCCCGCCGCCGAGACCGTGCTGACCACCGTGCCCCGCCTGGCGGAGGCGAGCTGGACCCGCGCCGGGGCCGTGCCGTCGCCGCCTCCCGCGTACACCAGCCCGGCGCCGGCCAGGACGACCACGGCCGCGAGGGCGAGGCCGCCGACGCGGACCACGGTGGGGGGAATGCTCGATCTCATGCGGGTCATCCTGGCGGTCCGACGTCATGCCCAGCTCAGCCGGACCTCCAGGTTTCCTGTGTAAAACCCGGCGAAAGGGGCGCGGTGAGCTGCGATTTCTTCGCACCATAGGATGCTTTGCACGTCGATCGGCCACATATCGCGACGTTGCCAGGAAACGTTCAGGTATGCCGGAGGTTCGCCCAAGCGGCGTGCACCAGGCTCGGCGTCGTGAAGCTGTCGACCAAGCGCAGAGCGCTGATCGTGAACGGCGCCCTCGCCGTGGTGCTGCTGGGAGGTGCCGGTGTCGCCTACGCCTCGCTGAACCAGGGCACGGCCGCCGAGGCCACCCCGCAGACCACACGCGTCGTACGCGGGACCGTCCTGTCGGCGGTGTCGGCCTCGGGCTCGGTGGAGAGCGCGCGGACCCGCTCGCTGGACTT containing:
- a CDS encoding RHS repeat domain-containing protein is translated as MPGSRRGWTKIALILAIAVPATLAPPIAARATADDPAWQKAQEQRPVPGHAVTSRGPSTDPGAAYDLKDAPAVSWPAPATAAVNLPPPAAATAAARGGDTAKVRAGALPVWLSQAAPKNGGTPAAATGVQVRTMDAATAGRSRITGLGVQLTPRTRPAGETRLTVEVDYSGFRYAYGGDWASRLRLVRLPECAATTPDLPRCQGRTPLPTRNDVKAGRLTADVGFTTAGTMTLAAEAAPSGAAGSYEATSLSPSATWEVSNQSGAFSWSYPLQLPPTPGGPTPEIGFAYSSGSVDGRTVATNNQASWIGEGFDYWPGFIERRYKSCADDGVTPKRNDQCWGNHNATLSLNGQATELILDDATGTWQPKDDDGSRIEKLSGADNGDNDGEYWRVTTPDGAQYYFGRDHLPGWSSGKAETQSTWTAPVFGDDDGEPCHKDSFSDSWCRQAWRWNLDYVVDTHGTVSTFWYGRETNYYRRDVTVLTNGVPNGTPTVYDRGGYLKRIDYGQRSDAIFSSSAPARVVFDVRERCIPTSSFDCAEGKFTKDNAKYWADVPYDQNCDSGDKCVDRYSPTFWTRKRLAAVTTQVLSGSAYTDVDTWALDQQLRAPGDGTAPSLWLAAIQHTGKVGGTASLPPVRFSGVQRPNRVDALEGRPPLTKWRVSAIDNETGGALSITYSDEDCTAGNTPAPDANTRRCYPQYWTPEDATSPKSDWFHKYVVTQVQQIDRTGGAPDVLETYEYLGGGAWHHDDDDGLTKEKYKTWSQWRGYGKVRVLRGAPGEQRSKAEYTYFRGMDGDELSGGGRRDVKVTDSTGAAVDDADHLQGRVREEIHYDGPSGPAMTGTITGYWTRQTAKRVRSWATTTAHMVRDDKTRTRTALASGDWRYATTDADYNTDGLPTQINDLGDDATTDDDQCVRTTYARDAARWLVSYAVRVETVTKACALTPQRPGDVVSDVRKYYDGKAFGAAPSEGDVTRTEKLGSWNGGPQYVTVGSTTFDVYGRPLVVTHPNGATTRTSYTPATGLLTLKQETNALGHVTRTEIEPAWGLAKATTDVNGKRADLAYDPLGRLTGAWLPGRARATSPATPNMKFGYQVRTDGPTTVTTSTLRADGTTYTTGYALYDGLLRPRQAQEPAPGGGRLVNDTFYDTRGLVYKTNADYYTEGAPGNALWVPGSDDDVPGQSVTVYNGMEWPTAQIFRKRGTEQWRTTTTYGGDRVSVDPPPGATPTTMITNGQGETVEVRQYKGDAPTGDYDAVKYTYTRAGQPATITDAAGNTWAYRYDLRGRLTQLDDPDKGAAELTYNDTDDLLTTITDARGSSLFFTYDALGRKTAEYEGTSAAGTKLAEWTFDELPDGTVVKGQPTASTRYVKNATTGAMDAYTSAVTGYDNAYRPTGAQTVIPAAEGALAGTYTTTTDYNADGTVHRTVLPAAGGLLGETLLYDYDDLGNPTTMRGLTNYVTSTTYSKLGQVLDTTMSTGLKRVKETNFYEEGTNRLTRSVFERETAPISVADANYTYDPAGNVTKIADTPSGQTPDVQCFRQDYLQRLTDAWTTTTGDCATDPTQDIVGGPAPYWQSFTYDVVGNRTKEIDHRAAGDIAKTYAYAGPGKPRPHTLTSVAYEGGPRDGQTDAYTYDQAGNTTQRGAGRLLDWDVEGHLAKSTDPSGVSTYLYDADGERLIRRDPTSTTLYVAGMEIRLDAKTGAKSATRYYDFAGQTIAVRTGKGVTWLGADHHGTADGSVDDTAAQATSRRRFTPFGGQRGTPPSSWPGQKGFVGGVIDDATALTHLGAREYDTETGRFISVDPIFDVADPQSWNGYAYADNNPVTGSDPTGLMYDGGTQCGIIASNPCNPPSHRGGGGGGGGGGRSYSPTPPPNNPPHCGRWSVGCKAKNIWKQHKATIVNVTVSIVVTVGCEVATRGAGQIGCVSVGGAAGNLAGYLVSTPPDEWSTGDAVKAATIGAFFGAAFGALGKGLGALLGKLATTGAGKVVAAAVGKVAGKTGSVLGRGGGQAVGGLRNVPSVRGIAKKDPVKPVFGKAEGWTQGKRLERLQQQVPAFALRNRTSGTAGRTYVGALNTRTGETVLAGSGGVPGCSHFCAEGNALRALGGDPSEVLFTAAFTVRRIAGTLQAVPKPVCWRCQIDFPDRSSFAPGVKGQPGGSWGD
- a CDS encoding winged helix-turn-helix domain-containing protein yields the protein MDPQFDEFLHVSARLSIVAVLAPADWVDFGFLRDSIGTSDSALSKQVSALADAGYVTVRKNQDKRARRTYVRLTPQGREAFVRHAAALERIVALARPFEERPAAESVPSSRAGDGPDAAPAG
- a CDS encoding efflux RND transporter periplasmic adaptor subunit — encoded protein: MRSSIPPTVVRVGGLALAAVVVLAGAGLVYAGGGDGTAPARVQLASARRGTVVSTVSAAGNTVDTHTRDLTFGASGTVEKVYVQPGDKAKKGQVLARIDDTPAQEDLTAARASLAAAEETLDAIENGTLPTGGTAAGGSGGSGGTGGSGGTGGSGGSGGSGASGRSGGSGGSGGTGTPTGQGQPSSGPTSTCPPSTPSPSPTPTVRNDDGGNYGYTVTPRPVVPAAYSAKRTSPGTKDRTPDGHTRPSRAPKPTATPTTKPTTPTPKPTTRPTVVPIDPTRPTVKPTKPTKPTATPTRKPTDGCTAPNGNGQTPNGQQAPPPQGTSGQNGQGGQIPQTGGRGGAGGGQGGQSGQGGRSDQGGQGGQQITTVAQAEANVRKAQTTLTAAERALAGVTIKAPAAGTILTVSGTTGANATAGASFLTLGDLDELQVKAMFSQTDVSRLKLGRPASVTLATRSGSTYPGKVTHIDPTATTNGRLVQYGVTVAFDHPPKGLLVGQTATVQVTTAQADDAVYIPAQAVRPGSDGTATVTVRDGDRATTRQIEPGIRGDQYVEIRAGLKDGDRIELPTPDSAGFPTDPFPTP